One Ornithinicoccus hortensis genomic window, GGTCCCACCGCTCTACCCGGACGCTGCCCGCGCGCACTGGACCGCGCAGTACCCCGGCCTGGAGATGATCGAGGTCTCCGACGTCAACCACTACACGATCGTGATGGGTGAGACGGGGATGCGGGCGATCGCGCCGGTGGTCACGCGGGCCCTGGGGTCCTGACCCGCTGATGGCGCACCCGGCGCGCTACCCGGCCAGCCCGTCCTCGTCGTCCCCACCCGCATCTGCCCAGAGCGCCGCCATCACGTCGTCCTCCAGGTCGTAGGGGTCGGCGGCCCCGGCCTCCTCGTCCCGGTACTCCTCGACCAGCCGCTGCCAGGCCTCCACGGCCGCCCGGAGGTCTGCCTCCGGTGTGTCGGCGGGCCCGTCGCGGGCCGCCGCCCAGTCGGTCGGCAGGTCGGTCATCGAGTCCAGGCAGGGCGGAGCCGCGGAGCGATAGAGGTGTCCCGTCGGGGTGGTCGTCTCGACGACATCGCGCCCGTCCGGCTGGCGCACCACCTGACTGGACCAGCCGAGGGTCTCCTTGATGTAGTTGCACGCCTCGCAGAGGCCCTGGCCGTTGCGCGTCGTGGTCCGCCCGGCACCCGAGACGGGCACCACGTGATCGGCATGCCGGACGGGTGCCCCGCACCACGGCGTCCGGCAGACCTGGTCGCGGGCGACGACGAGGCGGCGCAGGCGACCGTCGAAGGCCCTCCTGCCCGAGTCCAGGTCGCGGACCGAGGCATCCTCCGGCGCCAGGAACACCCGGCGGATCCACGCGCGCGCCACCTCGCGGAGCGGGTCGTCCGGGACCTCCGGACGGGTCGTGCCCCTGCGTGCGAGGTCCCGGGCAAGCTCGGCCGGGATGGGACCGAAGCCGGGGATGCGCCCGGACGTCTCGGCGCCGGCGAACAGCGACCGGTCGGTCATCACGACCTGCACCTCGACGTCCACGCCCGTGGCTGGGGACCGTCCCGTGACGCGCTCCACGAAGGTGTCGGCCGCGATCTGCCCGCGGGTCCGTTCGTCGCCGGACCGGCGCAACGCGTCCGCCTGCTGGGTGAGCGCCGCGTAGCAGGCGACGCCCTCCTCGACCGGGAGCAGTGCCGTGACGTAGGACATGACGTCGGGGGCGGGCCGGATGGTGACCCTCCGATCGGTAGCGGCCTTGCGGGCACGGGCCACGAAGGCCTCCGGGTCGAGCTCGTAGGCCAGGGCCCGGGCGGTCGCCTCCAGCTTCGTCTCGGACACCGTCACCAGGGAGTCCGCCAGCCGGGCATCCACCGCGGCCCGGTCCGCGGGACTGAGCCCGGCCGTGGCCCGCACCACCAGACCGGCAGCGAACTCGGTGATCCGGCCGTCCAGGAGGGCCCGGTGCGTCGTGGGCATGTCGGCGATCAGGGCCTGCGCGAGCCTCAGGTGGCCCCGCCCCCGCGCCGGGGACTCCCGGCGCGCGAGGGCGACCTCCGCACCGATGCTGCGCTGGGCATCGCGGGTAGACACGCCCCGGTGCCGCATGTCGTCCCGGCGACTCGTGGCGTAGTCCACGGCGAGCCTGGCTTGGGCGCCGGCACAGGCGCCCTTCAACCGCTCGAGGACCTCGATCTGGTCGATCCGCCCCATGTCGTCGAGGTCCGGCGCGGGGTGGGCGAGACGGCGCAGCAGGGCCTCCAGCTCACCGACCGCCACCGGCCGGTCGCTGGGTGTTGTCGTCGTCGACCCCTCCATGCGACAACTGTACGAGTGGCCACCGACAGAGCGGCTGACCTGCGCTTCGGCGCCCGGACGGAGAACGGGGAGAATGGTCGCTATGCCACGCGCCGATCCCCGGGAGAAGGTGTTCTTCGCCTTCGGCATCGCCGGCCGGACGGAGCTCCCGGCGGCTGCCCTGGTCGCCATCCTGGGTGACCTCGGGTTGACCGCTCCCGGGGCCCGGAGCCTGCTCGCGCGGATGGAGCGCACCGGCGCGGTCGAGGGGATCAGGGCCGGGCGCCGGGTGACCTACCGGCCGGCCGGGCCGAGCAGGAGTGGCTTCGAGCGGGTCAGGGCCAAGGGGGAGTCGCCGGGCGCGGACTGGGACGGCAGCTACGAGGCGGTGTTCTTCTCCGTCCCCGAGACGGAGCGTGCCTATCGCGACGACCTGAGACGCAAGGCGCGCAACCTGGGGTTCGGTGCGCTGCGCCCCGGCGTGCTGATCCATGCCGACCACGGTCGCGGAGACGTCCTGACCCGCCAGGTGGGTCCACCGCCCGCGGGTGGTCGGGTGTTCGCCGGGCGCTTGGTGATGGATCTCCCCGACGCGCGGACCGCCGCGCAAGAGGCGTGGTCCCTCGACGGCCTGGCTGCGCGGTACCGGACCTTTGCCAGCGCCTGCCTGGCGGCCGTGGCGGGTGCCTCCCGCGTCCGGGTCGAGGACGCCGTGGCGGAGTATGCCCGGGTCTCCCTCGCCGCCCACGCGGTGCTGCTGGAGGGTCCGGAACTGCCCGCCGAACTGCTGCCGACGGACTGGCCCCACGCCGAACTGGCGGCGGCGCTGCGGACCCTGCACTCGGCATACGAGCCGGCGCTCTCGGCGCGGCTGGCGATGCTCCTGACGTAGGCCGTCCGGGGGCTATGCGGCGCTGTGACGGCCGCCGATCACTCCCGCGACCAGCGCCGTGACCACCGCACCACCGATGAGGAAGCCGAAACCGCCGCCGACGATGGCGGCGTCGCTGAACCCGTCCAGCAGGACCGTGATGACCATCCAGATGAAGCCCGCAATGAGTCCGGCGAGCAGCGCACTGCTGAACCTGGCGCCAGGACCCGCCCCTTGAGTCGTTGTCATGGCTCACGATCGTATGCCAAGTCAGCGCATCGCGCAGGAGGTCACCCTCCCGTGCCCAAACCCCGGACCGTCCGGCGCCGCCGCGACGGTAGACTCCTGTCCCCGTGGCCCTCACCATCGGAATCGTCGGACTGCCCAACGTCGGCAAGTCCACGCTCTTCAACGCGCTGACCAAGAACACCGTGCTCGCGGCGAACTACCCGTTCGCCACCATCGAGCCCAATATCGGGGTCGTGCCGCTCGCCGACCCACGCCTGGCCCGACTCGCCGAGATCTTCGGCAGCGCCCGGATCCTGCCGGCGCCGGTCAGCTTCGTCGACATCGCCGGCATCGTGCGCGGCGCCTCGGAGGGGGAGGGGTTGGGCAACAAGTTCCTGGCCAACATCCGTGAGGCCGACGCGATCTGCCAGGTGGTGCGCGCCTTCGTCGACGACGACGTGGTGCACGTCGACGGCAAGGTCTCGCCCAAGGACGACATCGAGACGATCAACACCGAACTGATCCTGGCCGACCTGCAGACCCTGGAGACCGCCATCCCGCGGCTGGAGAAGGAGGTCAAGGGCAAGAAGACCGACAAGGAGGTCCTCGACACCGCGCTCGCCGCACAGCGGGTGCTCGAGGAGGGGACCACCCTGTTCGTCGGTGGCGAGGCGGCCGGCGTGGACGCGAAGCTGGCCAAGGGGCTGGGCCTGCTCACCACCAAGCCGTTCCTCTACGTCTTCAACCTCGACGAGGACGGCCTCACCGACGCCAGTCTGCACGACGAACTCGCAGCCCTGGTCGCCCCGGCCGAGGCCATCTACCTCAACGCCAAGCTGGAGGCCGACCTGGCCGAGCTCGACCCGGAGGACGCCGCCGAGCTGCTCGAGTCCGTCGGCGTCACCGAGCCCGGGCTGGAACAGCTCGCGCGGGTGGGTTTCCAGAACCTCGGGCTGCAGACGTACCTGACCGCCGGCCCCAAGGAGACCAGGGCCTGGACGATCACCAAGGGGTGGACCGCGCCGCAGGCCGCCGGGGTCATCCACACCGACTTCCAGCGCGGCTTCATCAAGGCGGAGGTCGTCTCCTTCGACGACCTCGATGCGGCCGGGTCGATGGCCGAGGCCCGTGCCGCCGGCAAGGTGCGCATGGAGGGCAAGGACTACGTCATGGCCGACGGTGACGTGGTGGAGTTCCGATTTAACGTCTAGGTGCCGCCGCGCGCGCGGCTCAGTTATCAACACTGCCGCAGCCGGGGCTCCGTTCATGCATCGAGGGGATCGAGCGCGAGACCGACGGTATCCAGAATCTCCGCATCCGGACGCTCAACGGTGGGCTGTCACTGGGCCGCGCCCTCCGCCCACCGCGTGATGATGGTGCGGGCCTCCTCGACGGTGATCGCACCTGCCAGCACGTCGATCGTGAGACCGTCGGCGAGGGCAAGCACCGTTGTCGCACGCGCGTTGACGTTCTCTGCATCGGTGTCACATTCGGTGATCAAGGTTGCGACCTCGGCGCGTAGGCGTACCCAAAGATCGCGGTAGACCTCACCGATCTCCGGGTCTGTCAGGGCACGTGCCGAGAAGGCGACCCACACACGCGCAGTAGGGTCGTCGATCCCTGACGGGATGAGCAGCTTGAGCAATGTCACAAGGCGACCCCTGGCGTCCTGCGCGGACGTGGCCTGACCATACCGTTCGGCCGATCGCGCGATTACAGTGCGCAGCGCCGCTCTCAGCATGGCTGCTTTCGTCGGGAAGTGGTGCTGTACGGCCCCGATCGAGACACCGGCCCGACTCGCCACCGACCGAACACTGAGGGTCTCGAGCCCGGACTTTGAGATCAGGTCGATGACGTGCTCGGTGAGTGCGTCAGCGGCGGTTGACATGAGCACGATCGTAGAACTGTTTGGCCTTGATAGCGGCGTTTGCCACAGCGGCCGCGGGTTCCCGCCGTCCATCCGCGGTTGGCCGACCGCTGACTACCGCGAGACACAGCAGAAGGACGCCGAGGCCGAGCAGAGCGAACTGCGCCGTCTCGACGAGCAGCCCCAAGATCTCGGACAGATCCTCGTTGTTCGTCCCCAAGCCCACGTGTACGAAAGTCAGCGCAGATCCGACCGCCACCAGTGCGAGCCCCGTCGAGAGCCATGCGACGGGGGTCCGTCCGCCCTGGCGGCCCGCGAATGCGCCGATCACGACCAAGATCACGCTCACGGCGAGCAGAGCTACCCGCAGCAGCGCCCACGCTCGCATAGTGCCAAGGAACGCCTCGCCTGAGGCTCCTCCGCCGCTGAAGAGGGACAGGCGCGGCCCGAGGAATCCGACGATCGACGCTGCTAGCGCCACGACGGCACCTGCTATTCCCCACGTCACGCCCGTCCGGGCCCTTTGCCGGTACATGATCATCAACACGATGCCGCCGATCGGTGCCAGCACCCCCACTGCTTCTAAGGCCCGGAACACAGACCACTCCTTCCTTCAGACCCATACGTGCGTATGGTTGAACCACATTACCATACGCCCGTATGGATCGCTTTTGGGGTTGGTGGCGTGTAGGCTTGAGGGTGGCGACAGGCGGCTCGCCGGCAGGGCTGATTTCGAAGGGCAGCGCCGACAGAAGGGTGTTCAGAGTGCGCCTGGCTGTGGTCCGCAGGCGCGAAGCGACGTAACCCGGGGTATCCTGCGCCGCGAGACTGCCCTATGTGTGGAGACGCGGTGGAGTTCCGCTTCAACGTTTAGTCACGCGGCGCGAACATCTCCCGCTATTCAGTGGACGAGCCCGGTGAGACGCTCGCTGATGCGGCGCAGCTGCGCGCGTGCATCGGTGTCGTACGCCTGCGGATGCATCCGGCTTCTGCGCGTGCCGTCGAAGTAGTGCCCAGTCGTGTCCGCCAGCGAGGGGTCGGTCGCCAGTCGGAACACGGCCTGCGCTCCTTGGTCGGCCGAGCCGGATGGGGCGATGCCTGCGGCTCGGACCATCGTCGTATCGAGGTGCGTTCCGGGATGCAGGCAGTTCGCGGTCAAGACACTGGTTGCATGCTCCTGGGCGAGATCGAACGTGAGCATGCCGAGTGCGACTTTGCTCTGACCGTAGGCACGAGTGCCGCTATAGCCGCTATTCAGCATGAGGTCATCGAAGCTGATGCTGCTCTGGCCGGCCGAGACGACGTTGACGATGCGGGACGGCCGCGCAGCGCTGAGCGTCGGCAGTAGGAGCCGCGTCATGAGGAACGGTGCGAGGTAGTTCACCGCGAGGTGTCGCTCGAAGCCCTCTGGGGTCTGTTCGCGAGGTCCACCGGGGACCGAGATGCCGGCGTTGTTGACAAGGATGTCCAGCTGGTCGCAGGTGTCGAGGACGGTGTGGGCCAGCACTCGTACGTCGTCGAGCGAAGCGAGGTCGGCGGGTAGAAAGTGTGCCGAAGCGCCCGCCGATTCAGCCTCGGCGACCGCGTCAGCTCCTCGACGAGCATCACGGCCGTGGAGGAGCAGGTGGTTCCCGGGGCGCGCGAACCGCGTGGCGAGTCGACGTCCGATGCCGTCTGTTGCTCCAGTGATCAGGACGGTGAGGTCGGGCATGGTGCTCCTAACTCGAAACGGAGGGATACTACGGATTGTGATCCGTAGTGACTCTACGCTTACGCTGGGTCGATGGGAAGCGTTGTGCCATGAGTCCGCCCACTGGCCGTAGGCCGCGCGCCGACGCGCAACGCAACCGGTCTCGGCTCATCGCCGCCGCGCGAGCGGTCGTCGACGAGGACGGCGGTCTCGGCAGCTTGGACCGCGTTGCGCAAGAGGCCGGCGTGAGCATTGCGACGTTGTATCGGCACTTTCCTCAGCGTGACGCGTTGATCGAAGCGATCTACACCGAGGAAGTCGACGCTCTCGTGACCGCGGCCCGAGAGCTTGGAGCCGAACGCGACCCAATCGAGGCACTTCGCGAGTGGTTGCTGCTGTTCGTCGAGTTCCTCGACACCAAGAGGGGGATGTCGGAAGTCCTCGGCACGCTGTTGCGTGGCCCTGACGCGCTCTTCCGTGACTCGACCGAGCGGTTGTCGTCCAGCGTCGCTGAGCTGGTTCTTCAGGCTCAGAGCTCTGGGCAGTTGAGTGCTGGTATTGACCCGGTCGATCTGTTGCGCGCGCTCGGCGGTGTCGCGTCGGTGAATCCCAGCGAAGCGTGGCGGGCCTCTGCGGTCGGACTCGTCGATGTCCTGCTGCGAGGACTTCAGCATCGAGACGACGCCGGGAACGAGACGCGGCCGTGATGGCCGCTTCAGCGGGCTGGGCCAGCTCGCTGTGCTAACTGGATGGCCGGCAAGGCGTCACTCTGCAGATCGAGCCCGGCGTAGCCAGATGGTTCTACGTGCTGGAACTCGGTGGAGTTCCGGTTTAACGTCTAGCCCGCCGTTCAATCCCACCTTGAGTGCGACACCCATCGGGCGGATAGTGTCATGGACACAGGGGAAGGCCACGGCCGTCGCCGGCAGGCCCGACCTCACGCCGCGCGGTGCACCTGGCGGCGTCGACGATGACCATCACCGACAGGCACGGGGAGTGGCACATGGCTGAGGCGACCGAGATCCCTTCCTTCCGACCCAGCAGCGACTGGTACGAGGACTGGCCCTTCGGCGTGGACACCTCCGTTCAGGTCGAGGCGTGCGTCACCGGTTCCGCGGCGGATCGCGCGGTGGAGGCGTTCCTGGAGCCTCTCACGCGCGACCCGGGCGCCGACGGCGCGGGCGGGGTCCGCGTCCATTACTGGGGCGGGTTCACCGTCGAGTCCGCGCCCTTGACCGACGAGGACGGGTGGCGGATCGTCCTGGCCTCGGCGGGGGAGGACGGCTTCGACTCCTTGGAGACGGCGGCCGACGCGCTCGTCGACGCGCTTCGCGGGACGCCAGGCGAGGTCCGGCTGGCCTGGCATGAGCTGCCGGCAACCCGCGTGACGGAGGCGGACCAGGGCGACCGCTGACCGCGAGCGGGTGACCCGGACAGGGCCCGCGCAGCCCGCCCGATCGGCGCAGCCACCTACGATTGCGTGGTGCCACAGATCGAATCTGGTCACTGAGATTCGTGCATTGCCGGAGCGGTGCTTCGAGCTCAGCCTGTCCGTGGATGCGCATCAGGCGTCGATGTCCGACTCCGGGGAACGCGTCGTCGACGGGGTGGCGACCGGTGTGATGCATCTTGGGGACTTCGTGACGTGGAGGGCTAGGCACTTCGGGCTCCCTTTCACCGATGACGTCGGTCATCAGCGAATACGAAGCTCCTCATCGATTCGTGGACGAGCAGGTTTCGGGCCCATTTCGACGCTGGTGGCACGAGCACCGATTCAGCGCGACGGCAGAGGGGACTCGCATGACCGACATCGTCGAGTTCGAGTCGCCAGCCGGACCGCTCGGGCGGGCCGTGAACTCACTCGTCCTGACCCAATACATGACAAAGCTGTTGCGTCAGCGAAACGCCTGGTTGCTGGAGGCGCTGTCTCCTCCGGGAGCCTGACGCGCTGCACAGCGGGTGGGAAGTTGTGGTGAGGGCTCAAAGCCGGTGCTATCGTTGGTGATAGCGCAGGAGGTGATCGCTGATGTCATCCATTATCGTTCGAGGTCTCGACGAGGCGGTGAAGCGGCAACTCGCCAAGCAGGCAAAGGAGCGCGGTCGCTCCATGGAGGCCGAGGTCCGCGACATCCTCACCAGGGCTGCTCGGCGGCCACACATCGGCATGGCATTGCTGGCGGCCGCGCAGGACGTCGGGGGTGTCGAGGGCCTGGCGGTTCCAGAACGCGATGACGTCGCCCGGTGGGTGGACTTCGAGTGATCGTCCTCGACACGAACGTCATCTCGGAGATCTTCCGGCCCACGCCGGAGCAGCGCGTGGTCCGGTGGCTCGCGTCATTGACGGACGATGTTGCGATCACATCGATCACTCTCGCGGAGTTGCTGGCTGGGGTGCGCCGGCTTCCGGACGGCCGGCGCAAGGATGCACTGGCCTCACGGATCGACGCGGCGATCGAGCCGTACCGGGGGAGTCGTTCGATACTGCCCTTTGACGATGCTGCGGCCGAGCACTACGCGACTGTGCTCGCGGCTCGTGAGGCGGCGGGCGCCGCGATCAGCACCGCGGATGCCCAGATCGCTGCCATCTGCCTGGCGCACGACGCCAGGTGTGCGACGCGTAACGTGAAGGACTTCGAGCACACGGGCGTGACGCTGGTCGATCCGTGGAGGTGCGACGTGTGAAGCCTCGTTCGATCGAGATGCTCGCTCACTAAGACCTCGCCCTTGCCGATCGCATGACTGCCGGGTCCAACGTGTGGCGGCATTGTCACTGACGCATCAAACCCGTGGCAGGAGGCCGCGGACCGTGCGAGCCTGGCCGCGTGGCCATCACGATGACGACCCCCTCGACCGCTGACCTTCCCCGGGTGATCGACACGGTGGCGTCGTGGCAGCGCGACGGCGCCCCCGTCCAGGTCCATCCCGGCGACCTGGGCTGGTACCAACGCTTCGGCGCCGAAGCGCTCGCGGGGGCATTGCGGGAGTGGGCTCGCGATGGGGAGACGGTGGCGGTCGGGTTCCTCGACGAGTCGGAACTGATCCGTATGGCGATCGCCCCCGAGGCGGGTGGGGACGAGGGCATCGCCCACCACGTCGCCGACGACTTCGTCGAAGCCCTGGGCGAACTGCTGCCGCCGGGCCGGGCGATCGTCGAGGCCAGGTTCGGGACCGCGCTCCAGCAGGTCCTGACCGACCGGGGTTGGGGAGCCGACGACCCGTGGACGCCGCTGCACCGGGACCTCGCGCAGCCGGTTCCGCCCTCCACACTGCGGATCGAGGTCGTCGGGCCGGGGTTGGTGCAGGAGCGGGTCAGGGTCGAGGTGGCGGCCTTCCCCGGATCGTCGTTCTCGGTCGATCGCTGGCGGCAGATGGCCGACGGCCACGCCTATCGCCACGCCGCGTGTCTCCTCGGGTATGATGAGCAGGGGGTCGCCGTCGCCGCGACCACGGTGTGGTCGGCGGGTCGCGACCGACCGGGGGTCATCGAGCCGTTGGGCGTCCACGGCGGTCACCGCGGGCGCGGGCACGGACGCGCGATGACCCTGGCGGCAGCCGGGCAGATGCGCCGGATGGGGTGCTCGAGCGCCAGGGTGGCGACGCCGTCGTCGAACACGGCAGCCGTCGCGACGTATCAGGCTGCGGGCTTCGTGACGCCGGGCGAGGTCACCGACTTCTGTCGGCCCTGACCGGCGGCCCGGGGATGCGTGACTTTGAGGAGCTGGTCGCCGAGGCAGTCGCGGCCGACGTCACGGGTTGGGGCTTCGCCTGGCTGGCAGGACGGGCGACGGAGGAACGACCGCCGTGGGGCTTCTCCCGACAGGCGGCCGGGCGCCTCGCGCGGGCCGAGTGCGGGTTGGACATCGACACCGGCGGCGGTGAGGTGATCGACGAAGCACCCGTCCTGCCGCCGCGCATGGTGGTGACCGAGTCCTGGCCGCCCAACGCACAGCGAGCACGGGAGCTGTTGGGGCCGCGCGGGGTGCGCGTCGTCGAGACCCGGCCAGGGGCCCCGTTGCCGTTCCGGGACGGGACGTTCGACCTGGTGACCGCGCGACACCCGGTCGCACCCGACTGGGCAGAGATCCACCGCGTCCTGCGTCCCGGCGGGCACTACTTCGCCCAGCACGTGGGACCCGGTTCGGCCTTCGAACTCATCGAGTACTTCCTGGGGCCACTGCCGGAAGAGCGTCGGGGCCGCGATCCGCGGCGTGAGACGGCACAGGCCGAGGGGGTCGGTCTGGAGGTCGTGGGGCTGGGGACCGCCCGGTGCCGGATGGAGTTCTTCGATGTGGGAGCCATCGTCTGGATCCTGCGCAAGTGCGTGTGGTGGGTGCCGGACTTCACCGTCGAGCGGTACGAGGACGCCCTCCGTGCACTGGACCGGATGATGCGCGGGGGACAACCGTTCGTGGCCCACTCGACCCGGCACCTCCTCGACCTGCGCCGCCCCGGCGACCGGGCCTGACGCCCGATCACCGCGGGGGTGGTTGCCCCGCGTAACGCTCGTGCACGGCTATGAGCAGGTCCCGGACGCAGCGCGGCCCCGTCTCATAGTCCTGCCGGAGTCCGATGACCCCGGGTTCCCTCGGGAGCAGCCACGGTGGCCGTGTCCGTCACACTGGTAGACGGTCCGGGCCACTGGTGCACCGTCCGGACATTCCACCAGTGCCTCCAACCGTCTACCAGTGGGCCGAACTGCGCACTCTCGCTGCAGGCAGGGAGGGAACCGCAGGCGCACATCGACCGTCGCAGTATCGGCTCCGACCGAGAGCCACACACAACGAAAGGGGAACGGGACGGGTCGTCATCGGCCCGGCACCGGACGATATGGAACCTATGACAATCAGGTACAGCAAGCCGCTGGCGATCACGCTCCTCGTGGTGGGTCTCCTGCTGCTTGGGGTCTCGCTCATGACCGAGCAGTGGATCTCGGTGGTCGCGGGCGGGATCCTGGCCCTGGTCGGCGCGCTGAACCTGGCCAACCCGACCATCAAGATCGAGCCGCACGAGGTGCAGCTGCGCAACCCGCTCGGCATGACCCTGAAGCGGTTCCCCGTGACGGGTCCCGCCGACCTCCGCTTCGAGGGCAACCGGCTGGTGCACGTGCCCCAGGGCAAGCGGATCACCAGCCTCGGGTTCGGCTTCGACAAGGGCGACGTCAGCGCGCTCCGGTCCCAGGTCCAGCCCGGCGCCTGATCCCAGCAGGTATACCCGGCGCGTGACGGCGTCAGCCGTCGGCGAGCCAGGCGAGCGCCGCCGTGACCAGGGCCCGGGTGCCCGTGTCGAGGGTCGGTTGGACGACCGGTGCGAAGAACGGTGAGTGGTTGCTCGGGACGTCCCGGGCCAGGGTGCCCGCGGCCTGTGCCTGCGCATAGGCCGCCGGGTCCACCCCGCCGATGCCCCAGTAGGAGTAGGGGGCACCGAGCGCCGCGGGGATGTCGCTGAAGTCCTCGCTCGCCGACTGCAACGCCAGGTCCACGGAGGCCTCCCCGAACTCGGCGTCGAAGGCGTCCCGGACACGCCCGGTCGCGGCCGGGTCGTTCTCGGTCACCGGGAACGACCCGAACACCCCGATGTCGGGCTCCCGGGGAGAGCCGGACGCCTGGCACTCGGCGACCACGATCCGGCGGACCGCGGCGATGAGGGCCTCCCTGGTCTCCGGCTGGTAGCTGCGCAGATTGAGCTGGAGCACCGCCCGGTCGCCGATCACGTTGCTCTTGGACCCGCCCTGGATGCTGCCGACCGTCAGCACGGCCGGGTCGGTGGGCGCGACCTCGCGGGAGACGACGGTCTGGAGACGGACCACGATCATGGCCGCGAGCACGACGGGATCGACCCCGAACTGTGGCATCGAGCCGTGGCTGCCCCTGCCGTACACCGTGATCCGCATGCTGTCGGAGGCGGACAGGGTCGGGCCGGGGCGGGTCGCCACCTGCCCGGCGGGGAAGGCCAGCACGTGTTGGCCCAGGGCGACGTCCACGGTGCCGACCAGGTCGGCCAGCCCGTCCTCCACCATGCCCTTCGCGCCGTCGCCCACCTCCTCGGCCGGTTGGAAGAGCACGACGACCGTGCCCTGCCATGCGGTCCGGTCGGCGGCGAGGAGGGCCGCGGCGCCCAACAGGCAGGTGATGTGCACGTCGTGTCCGCACGCGTGCATGACGGGGACCCGGTTCCCCTCCGGATCCGTGGCCTCGACCGTGCTCGCGTAGTCGAGGCCGGTCTGTTCCTGCACCGGGAGCGCGTCGATGTCAGCCCGGAGCAGCACCGTGGGGCCGTCTCCGTTGCGCAGGAGTCCGACCACGCCGGTCCCGCCGATGCCGGTGTGCACGGCATACCCCAGCTCGGTCAGCTTCTCGGCCACCTGGGCGGCGGTGC contains:
- a CDS encoding amidohydrolase is translated as MDQATATATVLAGIERTRPWQEALYRDLHANPELSHQEERTAAQVAEKLTELGYAVHTGIGGTGVVGLLRNGDGPTVLLRADIDALPVQEQTGLDYASTVEATDPEGNRVPVMHACGHDVHITCLLGAAALLAADRTAWQGTVVVLFQPAEEVGDGAKGMVEDGLADLVGTVDVALGQHVLAFPAGQVATRPGPTLSASDSMRITVYGRGSHGSMPQFGVDPVVLAAMIVVRLQTVVSREVAPTDPAVLTVGSIQGGSKSNVIGDRAVLQLNLRSYQPETREALIAAVRRIVVAECQASGSPREPDIGVFGSFPVTENDPAATGRVRDAFDAEFGEASVDLALQSASEDFSDIPAALGAPYSYWGIGGVDPAAYAQAQAAGTLARDVPSNHSPFFAPVVQPTLDTGTRALVTAALAWLADG